From uncultured Bacteroides sp., a single genomic window includes:
- a CDS encoding ImmA/IrrE family metallo-endopeptidase, whose translation MNANLILAKELLSPPGDTIQETIDVMGMRQNELAERMGKTESKINDIIKGKEPITVSTALKLELVLGIPAKFWLAREANFREELARIEQQEAQELMIDWIKKFPLTQLKKLGYLSKDKTMKELVSELLKFFGIASHKEWEKIYLNDKMSVAFRISLASTADPYAVSSWLRMGELQSRNLGCAEFNVSKFKACLPQIREIAIKQPDDFLQELKSICANNGVACVFTSCLPKAPISGATRWFSNKPLIQLSDRYKTNDHFWFAFFHEVAHVLLHPKKDIFLEDLKGAEIDRQKEEEADAFASELLIPDKYLKNIKGEITKETILDIAQKADIHPSFVVGRLQHNGMLHFSRFNEMKIPVSIDQI comes from the coding sequence ATGAATGCAAATTTAATTTTAGCTAAAGAGTTGTTATCACCTCCTGGAGACACAATTCAAGAAACTATTGATGTGATGGGGATGCGTCAAAATGAATTAGCAGAACGCATGGGTAAAACCGAAAGTAAAATTAATGATATCATAAAAGGGAAAGAGCCCATTACTGTAAGCACAGCATTAAAATTAGAACTTGTTTTGGGTATCCCTGCTAAATTCTGGCTTGCCAGAGAAGCAAATTTCCGGGAAGAACTTGCACGTATTGAGCAGCAAGAAGCGCAGGAATTAATGATTGACTGGATAAAGAAATTCCCTTTGACGCAATTAAAAAAGTTGGGGTATTTAAGCAAGGACAAAACAATGAAAGAGTTAGTATCTGAGCTTCTTAAGTTTTTTGGAATTGCTTCACACAAGGAATGGGAAAAGATTTATCTGAACGACAAGATGTCTGTAGCATTTCGTATATCTCTGGCTAGTACTGCTGATCCTTACGCTGTTTCTTCGTGGTTGCGTATGGGAGAATTACAATCGAGAAATTTAGGCTGTGCTGAATTTAACGTAAGCAAATTTAAAGCTTGTCTTCCGCAAATAAGAGAGATAGCAATTAAACAACCAGATGATTTTCTACAAGAACTAAAATCTATCTGTGCCAATAATGGCGTAGCTTGTGTATTTACATCTTGTTTACCTAAAGCTCCAATAAGCGGAGCTACAAGATGGTTCTCAAATAAACCATTGATTCAGTTATCTGACAGATATAAAACAAATGATCACTTTTGGTTTGCCTTCTTTCACGAAGTAGCTCATGTATTGCTTCATCCCAAGAAGGATATTTTTCTGGAAGACTTAAAAGGTGCAGAAATAGATAGACAGAAAGAGGAAGAAGCTGATGCATTTGCTTCCGAACTTCTTATACCAGATAAGTATCTGAAAAACATAAAGGGTGAAATAACAAAAGAAACTATTCTAGATATTGCCCAAAAAGCAGACATTCATCCTTCTTTTGTTGTTGGGCGCTTGCAACACAATGGAATGCTACACTTTAGTAGATTTAATGAAATGAAGATTCCTGTTTCTATTGATCAAATTTAA
- a CDS encoding type II toxin-antitoxin system RelE/ParE family toxin: MKIKYSSNKLEKQLTVPKDLSKKFGTMAKKMAQRISELKAAETLEDMRSLPAANCHELKGNRKGKLAVDISANYRLFFEPCQNPIPQKEDGGLEWILITEIEIITTEDYH, from the coding sequence ATGAAAATAAAATATAGTTCGAATAAACTTGAAAAGCAATTAACTGTACCCAAAGATCTTAGCAAGAAATTTGGAACTATGGCAAAGAAAATGGCTCAACGAATATCTGAATTAAAAGCAGCAGAAACGCTCGAAGATATGCGTTCGCTACCAGCAGCTAATTGCCACGAACTAAAGGGGAATAGAAAAGGAAAGTTGGCAGTAGACATTTCAGCTAATTACAGACTATTTTTTGAGCCCTGCCAAAATCCCATTCCTCAGAAAGAAGATGGTGGACTGGAATGGATTTTAATAACAGAGATAGAAATAATTACTACAGAAGACTATCATTAA
- a CDS encoding HU family DNA-binding protein: MAIPYKFKGINDNLSSDTTKKGGVHPIVKSREQLDTRALARYIAGNNPLQRSQIELAINQTFNAIEKALSDGYTVSITDYGSFQLSAQFREDFDPEMPHRAESIEVKSVNFRASTKMKKRIGVAGFEKSER, from the coding sequence ATGGCAATACCATATAAATTCAAAGGAATAAACGACAATTTAAGCAGTGATACAACAAAAAAAGGCGGCGTTCACCCCATTGTAAAAAGCAGGGAACAGTTAGACACCAGAGCCCTGGCCAGATACATAGCTGGCAACAATCCGTTACAACGGTCACAAATAGAACTCGCCATCAATCAAACATTCAATGCCATAGAGAAAGCTTTAAGTGATGGCTATACCGTTTCCATTACCGATTACGGTTCTTTTCAGCTCTCTGCACAATTCCGGGAAGACTTTGACCCTGAAATGCCTCATCGTGCCGAGAGTATTGAGGTGAAGAGTGTTAATTTCAGGGCTTCTACCAAGATGAAGAAGAGAATTGGGGTTGCAGGGTTTGAAAAGAGTGAGAGGTGA
- a CDS encoding VapE domain-containing protein, with amino-acid sequence MNVSLYNGGNKGRPTFVENTPIEVVLNSFKSLKYATPVDCIRNGNEESAKAWEQLPSFTFAATFKGGRNKKNMEQYNGIVQLNSGKLEPEQAARLRDQAAKEPNTLASFINTEGTGVIILSPVSLPDSSMPGTNEGIARFQEQAFAVVSLYYGSCLQLDFTFKKNTHSVTQLTTATYDPQLFFNPEAEVFLIATKKDYEKKPEKLIRNMQGEPVSFDYLPVGEERDIEIRRAFDRAYSNTLNQESFRKENRSEFIHGLAYFCCLAGIPEGETVKLTLLRCAREDFTTDDIRLAIRIKYKEYESALGTDNGISKVEKETRKLEEFIKRNFMLRRNVILEGIEFRYAEQVNHEWESLRDHHLNTIYIRAHKEGISCTLNDVKAMVDSEITPSYYPFKDFIFLSHTEWDGHDYIADVAATVPTKDPEYFEWCFRKWFVALVATLVNDRVINHQILVLIGGKHGMGKSTWPERLLPPEWRRDHFDANVFSNNLNATRMKLSTGAILNIDELDTIQRYDQETVKELFTTFNINIRTSADKPPRNFVRHASFFGTTNHLDILKDYTGSRRYLCHEVTGPINFDFTIDYKQLYAQAWRLITQGFRYYFNTEENDIVEKHNQHYMETDADMELFYEYYRKPEGEEEGIYLSAAKLAEYIKSKMGIAVSKKMIVKLGRNLKSLNYKFRTYKGTTQYKVILKDWGGEGGEK; translated from the coding sequence ATGAATGTATCCTTATACAATGGTGGGAACAAAGGACGTCCCACGTTTGTAGAAAACACCCCTATCGAGGTGGTTCTGAACTCTTTTAAAAGTCTGAAGTACGCCACTCCGGTTGATTGTATCCGCAACGGGAACGAAGAATCCGCCAAAGCGTGGGAACAACTCCCCTCTTTTACCTTTGCAGCAACCTTTAAGGGTGGACGGAATAAGAAAAATATGGAGCAGTACAACGGAATTGTGCAACTCAACAGTGGAAAGCTGGAACCGGAACAAGCTGCTCGTCTGAGAGATCAGGCGGCTAAAGAGCCCAACACCCTGGCATCCTTTATCAATACCGAAGGAACAGGAGTAATTATCCTCTCCCCCGTTTCCCTTCCGGACAGTTCAATGCCCGGAACAAATGAAGGAATAGCCCGTTTTCAGGAACAAGCCTTCGCTGTGGTAAGCCTATATTACGGCTCCTGTCTGCAGCTTGATTTCACATTTAAGAAAAACACACATTCGGTAACGCAATTAACCACCGCCACTTATGACCCGCAACTCTTCTTCAACCCCGAAGCAGAAGTCTTTCTGATAGCCACCAAAAAAGATTATGAAAAGAAACCGGAAAAACTGATCCGGAACATGCAGGGCGAACCGGTTTCCTTCGATTATCTGCCGGTGGGCGAAGAACGAGACATCGAAATAAGGAGAGCATTTGACCGTGCTTACTCCAACACTCTCAATCAGGAATCTTTCCGGAAAGAGAACCGATCTGAGTTTATACACGGTTTGGCATACTTTTGCTGTCTGGCCGGAATACCGGAAGGGGAAACTGTCAAACTGACACTTCTTCGCTGCGCCAGAGAAGACTTTACCACAGATGACATCCGTCTCGCCATCCGAATCAAGTACAAAGAATACGAGAGTGCGCTGGGCACCGACAATGGAATCAGTAAAGTGGAAAAAGAGACACGCAAGCTGGAAGAATTTATCAAGCGCAACTTTATGCTGCGCCGCAATGTGATTCTCGAAGGCATTGAATTCCGTTACGCCGAGCAGGTAAACCATGAATGGGAATCATTGCGCGACCATCATCTCAATACTATCTATATCCGGGCACACAAGGAAGGCATCAGCTGCACCCTGAACGACGTGAAAGCAATGGTTGATTCCGAGATCACCCCCTCCTATTATCCGTTCAAGGATTTCATTTTCCTTTCACATACCGAATGGGACGGGCACGACTATATTGCCGATGTGGCAGCCACTGTACCCACCAAAGATCCCGAATATTTTGAATGGTGCTTCCGCAAATGGTTTGTTGCCCTGGTGGCTACCCTGGTAAACGACCGTGTAATCAATCATCAGATTCTGGTACTTATTGGCGGTAAGCACGGTATGGGAAAATCTACCTGGCCCGAACGGTTATTACCTCCCGAATGGCGAAGAGATCATTTCGACGCCAATGTATTTTCCAATAATCTGAATGCCACCCGCATGAAACTGAGCACAGGTGCCATCCTCAACATTGATGAGCTGGATACCATCCAACGCTACGATCAGGAAACAGTCAAAGAGCTATTCACCACCTTCAACATCAACATCCGTACCTCTGCCGACAAACCGCCCCGTAACTTTGTGCGTCATGCCTCCTTTTTCGGCACCACCAATCACCTCGATATTCTGAAAGATTATACAGGTAGCCGCCGTTATCTCTGCCACGAAGTAACCGGCCCCATCAATTTTGATTTCACCATCGATTACAAGCAGCTCTATGCCCAGGCATGGAGACTGATCACCCAAGGCTTCCGCTATTATTTCAACACGGAAGAGAATGATATTGTGGAAAAACACAACCAGCACTACATGGAGACAGATGCTGATATGGAGCTGTTCTATGAATATTACCGCAAACCGGAAGGTGAAGAGGAAGGAATTTATCTCTCTGCAGCAAAACTGGCTGAATATATTAAAAGTAAAATGGGGATTGCTGTTAGTAAGAAGATGATCGTTAAACTGGGAAGGAACTTAAAATCACTCAATTATAAGTTCAGAACGTATAAAGGAACAACCCAATATAAGGTTATACTAAAAGACTGGGGTGGAGAGGGTGGAGAGAAATAG
- the ltrA gene encoding group II intron reverse transcriptase/maturase: protein MKGRQQKISKDTYPQKNRTELEGYVEGQTFMWITENNDTNINQTKNGLLEQILSPTNLNAAYKQVKRNKGTGGVDKMDVGSLKDYLISNKGKLIASILAGKYRPNPVRRVEIPKDNGTKRNLGIPTVVDRVIQQAIAQVLSTNFERQFSTNSYGFRPRRSAHQALKKCVEYANDGFKYAVEMDLEKFFDTVNQSKLIEVLSRTIKDGRVISLIHKYLNAGVVVSGEIEETEMGVPQGCPLSPLLSNIMLNELDKELAKRGHRFVRYADDLLILCKSKRSAIRTLQYIVPFIEKKLFLKVNTEKTKVAYVGSIKFLGYSFYPNKKGIQLRIHKKSIVKMKDRIKILTSRSNGMGDQERKEKLKQFITGWVNYFSLADMKQLLLKTDEWFRRRVRMVIWKRWKKIKTRGRNLIKLGIKKYKAWEFANTRKGYWRIAKSPILSSTITNDRLKQAGYIFFSDYYRKVTNVN, encoded by the coding sequence ATGAAGGGAAGACAGCAGAAAATATCGAAAGATACCTATCCACAAAAGAATAGAACGGAACTCGAAGGCTATGTGGAAGGGCAGACCTTTATGTGGATAACTGAAAATAACGACACTAACATTAACCAAACGAAAAATGGATTATTAGAGCAAATCCTCTCACCAACAAACTTAAACGCAGCCTATAAACAGGTAAAGCGGAATAAGGGAACAGGCGGTGTTGATAAGATGGATGTCGGATCTTTAAAGGATTATCTTATCAGCAACAAAGGAAAATTGATAGCATCCATTTTAGCGGGTAAATACCGCCCTAATCCCGTTAGGAGGGTAGAGATACCCAAAGACAACGGAACGAAAAGAAACCTTGGAATACCCACAGTCGTGGATCGAGTAATCCAACAAGCAATCGCACAGGTTTTATCAACTAATTTTGAGAGACAATTTTCGACAAACAGTTATGGGTTTAGACCACGAAGAAGCGCACATCAGGCGTTAAAGAAATGCGTGGAGTATGCAAATGACGGGTTTAAATATGCAGTAGAGATGGACTTGGAAAAGTTCTTTGATACAGTCAATCAGAGCAAACTGATAGAAGTATTATCAAGAACAATTAAAGATGGGAGGGTAATTTCACTCATCCATAAATATCTGAATGCAGGAGTAGTTGTTTCGGGGGAAATTGAAGAAACGGAAATGGGAGTGCCTCAGGGATGTCCACTCAGCCCATTATTGAGCAATATAATGCTCAATGAGTTGGATAAGGAATTAGCAAAACGAGGACATCGTTTTGTTCGTTATGCGGACGATCTGCTTATTTTGTGTAAAAGTAAACGGAGCGCTATACGAACGTTACAATACATAGTTCCTTTTATTGAGAAGAAACTTTTTCTGAAGGTAAATACAGAGAAAACCAAAGTTGCTTATGTTGGGAGTATCAAATTTTTAGGATATTCTTTTTATCCAAATAAGAAAGGGATACAGCTTAGAATCCACAAAAAGAGCATTGTAAAGATGAAGGATAGAATTAAAATCCTAACATCTCGTAGCAATGGAATGGGTGACCAGGAAAGAAAGGAGAAACTCAAGCAGTTTATAACAGGCTGGGTAAACTACTTCTCATTAGCAGATATGAAACAACTTCTACTCAAAACAGACGAATGGTTTAGGCGTCGTGTTCGTATGGTAATATGGAAGCGATGGAAGAAGATTAAAACGCGTGGTCGGAATTTAATCAAACTAGGCATCAAGAAGTATAAAGCATGGGAGTTCGCAAATACAAGAAAGGGCTACTGGCGTATAGCCAAAAGCCCAATCTTGTCATCTACTATCACTAATGACCGCCTTAAACAGGCAGGATATATCTTCTTTTCAGATTATTATCGCAAGGTCACTAATGTAAATTAA
- the rpiB gene encoding ribose 5-phosphate isomerase B, which translates to MKTIGICSDHAGFELKQFVKSWLEAKGWAYKDFGTYTTESCDYADFAHPLASAVENGECYPGIAVCGSGNGINMTLNKHQGIRAALCWAPELSHLARQHNNANILVMPGRFISTETAAQIMTEFFSTDFEGGRHQKRIDKMPVK; encoded by the coding sequence ATGAAAACTATTGGTATTTGTTCTGATCACGCAGGCTTTGAGTTGAAACAGTTCGTTAAGAGCTGGCTTGAAGCCAAAGGTTGGGCATACAAAGACTTTGGAACGTACACAACAGAGAGTTGTGACTATGCAGATTTTGCTCATCCGCTGGCATCAGCCGTAGAAAACGGTGAATGTTATCCGGGAATAGCTGTCTGCGGTAGTGGAAATGGCATTAACATGACGCTGAACAAGCATCAGGGTATCCGGGCCGCTCTTTGCTGGGCTCCCGAGCTCTCTCATCTTGCCCGTCAGCACAACAATGCTAATATTCTGGTAATGCCGGGTCGCTTTATCTCTACTGAAACAGCAGCCCAAATCATGACAGAGTTCTTTTCAACCGATTTTGAAGGCGGTCGTCATCAAAAGAGGATAGACAAAATGCCTGTAAAATAA
- a CDS encoding transketolase has protein sequence MNDSKLMNRAANNVRILAASMVEKANSGHPGGAMGGADFINVLFSEFLEYDPENPRWEGRDRFFLDPGHMSPMLYSILALTGKYTLDELSQFRQWGSPTPGHPEVDIMRGVENTSGPLGQGHAYAVGAAIAAKFLKARFGEVMGQTIYTFISDGGVQEEISQGAGRLAGHLGLDNLIMFYDSNDIQLSTGTSAVTSEDAAKKYEAWNWNVIKINGNDPDEIRKALTAAKAEKERPTIIIGKTIMGKGAVTANHESFERKCSTHGQPLSASGACYDETIKNLGGDPADAFKIFPEVAELYAKRAAELKKIVAAKQAAKAEWAKANPELAAKLEVFFSGKAPKVDWAGIKQKANDATRGASATVLGALATQVENMICASADLSNSDKTDGFLKKTHAFTKDDFSGAFLQAGVAELTMACVCIGMALHGGVIPACGTFFVFSDYMKPAVRMAALMEVPVKFIWTHDAFRVGEDGPTHEPVEQEAQIRLMEKLKNHSGHNSMLVLRPADAEETTEAWKLAMENTSTPTGLIFSRQNIANLPAGTNYADTAKGAYIVAGADQNPDVVLIASGSEVSTLVAGAELLRKDGVKLRIVSVPSEGLFRSQSKEYQESIIPAGAKVFGLTAGLPVNLEGLAGANGKVFGLESFGFSAPYKTLDEKLGFTAQNVYNQVKAML, from the coding sequence ATGAACGATAGTAAACTAATGAATCGCGCCGCAAATAATGTGCGAATTTTAGCAGCTTCTATGGTAGAAAAAGCAAATTCCGGACACCCGGGAGGTGCCATGGGAGGTGCAGACTTTATAAACGTACTTTTCTCCGAGTTTCTTGAATATGATCCAGAAAACCCTCGTTGGGAAGGTCGTGACCGCTTCTTTCTTGATCCCGGACACATGTCTCCCATGTTGTATTCTATCTTAGCTCTGACAGGTAAATATACACTGGATGAATTATCACAATTCCGTCAATGGGGAAGTCCTACTCCGGGCCATCCTGAAGTAGATATCATGCGTGGAGTAGAGAATACTTCCGGTCCTCTTGGACAAGGTCATGCATACGCTGTTGGTGCCGCTATCGCTGCCAAATTTCTGAAAGCCCGCTTCGGTGAAGTGATGGGACAAACCATCTACACATTCATCTCCGACGGAGGTGTTCAGGAAGAAATTTCTCAGGGCGCAGGTCGTCTGGCCGGACACTTGGGACTCGACAACCTGATTATGTTCTACGATTCCAATGATATTCAACTTTCCACAGGAACCAGTGCCGTAACCAGCGAAGACGCTGCAAAGAAATACGAAGCATGGAACTGGAATGTCATTAAAATCAATGGCAATGATCCCGATGAAATCCGTAAGGCTCTTACTGCTGCCAAAGCAGAAAAAGAACGTCCTACCATTATCATTGGTAAAACCATTATGGGTAAAGGCGCCGTTACAGCCAATCACGAAAGCTTTGAGCGCAAATGTTCTACTCATGGCCAGCCATTGAGTGCCAGCGGTGCTTGTTACGATGAAACTATTAAAAACCTGGGAGGTGATCCTGCAGACGCCTTCAAAATATTCCCTGAAGTTGCAGAACTTTATGCCAAACGTGCTGCCGAACTGAAAAAGATCGTTGCTGCCAAACAGGCTGCTAAGGCAGAATGGGCAAAAGCGAATCCTGAACTTGCAGCCAAACTGGAAGTATTCTTCTCTGGCAAAGCTCCTAAAGTAGACTGGGCAGGTATCAAGCAAAAAGCAAACGACGCTACACGTGGCGCTTCTGCTACAGTTCTTGGTGCACTGGCTACTCAGGTAGAAAATATGATCTGCGCTTCTGCCGACTTATCCAACTCTGATAAGACTGACGGATTCCTAAAAAAAACTCACGCCTTTACAAAAGACGATTTCAGTGGTGCTTTCCTACAGGCAGGTGTTGCTGAGTTAACTATGGCATGTGTTTGCATCGGTATGGCTCTTCACGGTGGTGTTATTCCAGCTTGCGGAACATTCTTTGTATTCTCTGACTACATGAAACCGGCTGTACGTATGGCTGCCCTGATGGAAGTTCCCGTGAAGTTCATCTGGACACACGATGCTTTCCGTGTAGGTGAAGACGGACCTACTCACGAACCGGTTGAACAAGAAGCTCAGATCCGTTTGATGGAGAAACTGAAAAACCACAGCGGACACAATTCAATGCTGGTTCTTCGTCCTGCTGATGCAGAAGAAACTACAGAAGCATGGAAACTGGCTATGGAAAATACATCAACTCCTACAGGATTGATTTTCTCCCGTCAGAATATTGCCAATCTTCCTGCAGGAACAAACTATGCTGATACTGCAAAGGGTGCATATATTGTAGCCGGAGCTGATCAGAATCCGGATGTAGTTCTTATCGCTTCAGGTTCTGAAGTTTCAACACTTGTTGCCGGTGCAGAATTGCTTCGCAAGGATGGTGTTAAACTTCGCATTGTATCTGTTCCGTCTGAAGGATTGTTCCGCAGCCAGAGCAAGGAATATCAGGAATCAATTATCCCGGCAGGAGCCAAAGTATTTGGTCTTACCGCAGGTCTTCCAGTAAACCTTGAAGGTTTAGCCGGAGCCAACGGTAAGGTATTTGGTCTGGAATCTTTCGGATTCTCTGCTCCTTACAAAACCCTTGACGAGAAACTTGGTTTCACTGCTCAGAACGTGTACAATCAGGTTAAGGCAATGTTATAA
- a CDS encoding sodium:solute symporter, which produces MGLLDWIIISLFIVALIGICVWVMRNKTGNTSDFFLSGRSETWITVGAAIFAANIGSEHLVGLAGAGAQSGMAMAHWEMQGWMILILGWVFVPFYAHSKVFTMPEFLSRRFNRNASSTLSIITLISYILTKVSVTAYTGGIFLQTILGIDFWYGAIGLVLLTGIFSVLGGMKGIMVISVVQTPILIVGSLTILALGLLKIGGGGILEGWHQTLLYIGENRHLIHSDPSDPLFAKFPGVGVIFGAAIIGFWYWCTDQHIVQRVLAAKDLKNARRGTIFAGFLKILPVFMFLIPGMIAAALKAKGVDGFNFDSNDKAFGSMVLNLLPMGIKGLVTVGFIAALVTSLAAHFNSSATLFTIDFYKPKHPKASEKRLVWVGRLATITVVFLGLIWIPIMRGLGSVLYEYLQNVQSLIAPAIAAVFVLGVFNKRITPKAGEWGLLVGFIVGMMRLCLLVFSSSIPADSFLGQIVAINWLYFCIFLFLFTMCVMFIISYFTPKATEDQLKGITYFTQGSEQIAETRASWSTIDIITSVAVVGICVAFYIYFW; this is translated from the coding sequence ATGGGATTATTAGATTGGATTATTATTTCATTATTTATTGTAGCCCTTATCGGTATTTGCGTTTGGGTTATGAGAAATAAGACAGGCAACACCAGCGATTTCTTCCTTTCAGGACGTAGTGAAACCTGGATAACTGTCGGTGCTGCAATCTTTGCTGCCAATATCGGTTCAGAACACCTGGTTGGTTTAGCCGGAGCCGGAGCACAAAGCGGTATGGCTATGGCACACTGGGAAATGCAAGGCTGGATGATTCTTATCCTTGGATGGGTTTTCGTTCCGTTTTATGCGCACAGTAAGGTATTTACCATGCCTGAATTCTTATCAAGACGATTTAACCGAAACGCAAGTTCAACCTTGTCCATTATCACTCTTATCAGTTACATTCTTACTAAGGTATCTGTAACAGCTTACACCGGAGGTATCTTTCTACAGACCATTCTTGGAATAGATTTCTGGTACGGAGCCATCGGCCTTGTTCTTCTTACTGGTATATTCAGTGTATTGGGAGGTATGAAGGGAATCATGGTGATCTCTGTTGTACAAACTCCTATCCTGATTGTAGGTTCCTTGACTATCTTAGCTCTGGGTCTGCTGAAAATCGGTGGAGGTGGTATTCTTGAAGGATGGCACCAAACATTGCTATACATTGGTGAAAACCGTCACCTTATTCACTCTGACCCTTCGGATCCTTTGTTTGCAAAGTTCCCGGGTGTAGGAGTAATCTTTGGTGCAGCCATCATCGGATTCTGGTACTGGTGTACTGACCAACACATTGTACAACGGGTTCTTGCTGCAAAAGATTTAAAGAATGCACGTAGAGGTACCATTTTTGCAGGTTTCTTAAAAATATTACCTGTATTTATGTTCCTTATCCCTGGTATGATTGCTGCAGCATTAAAAGCTAAAGGAGTAGACGGATTTAATTTCGACAGCAATGACAAAGCATTTGGTAGTATGGTTCTTAATCTATTGCCAATGGGTATCAAAGGACTTGTTACTGTAGGTTTTATTGCTGCGTTGGTAACATCTTTGGCTGCTCACTTTAATTCATCAGCAACTCTGTTTACTATTGACTTCTATAAACCAAAACATCCAAAAGCAAGCGAAAAACGTCTTGTATGGGTAGGACGTTTAGCAACTATCACAGTAGTATTCTTAGGATTGATCTGGATTCCTATCATGAGAGGTTTGGGTAGCGTTCTTTATGAATACCTTCAGAATGTACAATCACTTATTGCACCAGCAATTGCAGCTGTATTCGTACTTGGAGTATTCAACAAGAGAATCACTCCAAAGGCTGGAGAATGGGGATTATTGGTTGGATTTATTGTAGGTATGATGCGCCTGTGTCTGTTGGTATTCTCCAGCAGTATACCTGCAGATAGCTTCCTTGGACAAATTGTAGCAATTAACTGGTTATACTTCTGTATCTTCCTGTTCCTGTTCACAATGTGTGTTATGTTCATCATCAGCTACTTCACGCCGAAGGCTACTGAAGATCAACTAAAAGGTATCACTTACTTTACTCAAGGATCTGAACAAATTGCAGAAACACGTGCAAGCTGGAGCACAATTGATATCATCACATCAGTTGCAGTGGTTGGTATCTGTGTAGCATTTTACATCTATTTCTGGTAA